A region of the Leucobacter komagatae genome:
GGAGCTCGCTCGTCACCGCGAAGCAACTCGGCGACACCCCTCGCGACCCCGTCTACGCGCTCTTGACGCGCGCACGTCCGACGCTGCAGGGCGGCGCGGGGCTTGTCTCGCCGGGGTCCGACGAGGCGCTCGCCGCCGGCGGTAGCGAGGACGCGCGAACGATTGGTGCGGTGCTCGCAAGCCTCCGCGGGCTCGACCGCGCCGCGCTCGCCGTGCAGGGACCGCCTGGCACTGGCAAGACGTACCTCGCCGCCCGGGTGATCCGCCAGCTTGTGGAACGCGACGGCTGGCGCATCGGCGTCGTTGCGCAGTCACACAAGGTCGTGGAGAACGTGCTCGAGGGGGTCGTCGCCGCGGGGCTCGACGCCCGACTCGTCGCCAAGGTCCCGCAGGGCGGCAAACTCGCCCCGGGAGCAGAGCAGCCGGGGTACACCGTGCTCGGCCGAGATGGGTACGCCTCGTTCGTCGACGGACTCGCCGGCCGTGGCGCCGTCATCGGCGGTACCGCGTGGGACTTCTCGAATGAGGATCGCTTCCCGCGGCGCAGCCTCGACCTCCTCGTGATCGACGAGGCCGGGCAGTTCTCGCTCGCACCCACCATCGCCGCGTCGGTTGCAGCGCAGCGACTGCTCTTGCTCGGTGACCAACAGCAGCTGCCACAGGTGTCGCAGGGGTCACACCCCGAACACGTCGACCAAGCCGCGCTGTCGTGGCTGCTCGATGGCGGCGAGACGATGCCCCCGGAACTCGGCTACTTCCTTGCCGAGACCCGACGGATGCACCCGGCGCTCACCGAGGTCGTCTCAGAACTGTCATACGCCGGGCGGCTGCACGCGCACCCGAGCACCCTGGAACGGTCGGTGCTCGGCGCTGACGGGCCTGGCCTCCACTGGCGGCCTGTAGAGCACAGCGGAAATTCGACGAGCTCTATCGAGGAGGCAGCCGCGGTCGTCGCAACGATCGAACGGCTTCTGGGCGCGGGTGGCCAGCCCGCGGCCGAACTGCTCGACGCAGGGGACCGGCCGGCCGGCGGGGGCCGCCCACTCACGGAGTCTGACGTCATTGTCGTTGCGGCCTACAACGCTCAGGTCGAGTGCGTCACCGAGGCCCTCGCGGACGCGGGCCTTGGCCACGTTCGGGTCGGTACCGTCGACCGCTTTCAAGGGCAGGAGGCCGCGATCTCGCTCGTGACGCTCGCCGCGTCAAGCCCCGAGGACGTGCCGCGTGGGCTCGAGTTTCTGCTCATGCGCAATCGCCTCAACGTCGCGATTAGCCGTGCTCAGTGGGCGAGCTACCTTTTCTCGGCGCCGAGCCTCGGAGACGGACTGCCAACCTCGGTCGAGGGCGTCGCAGCGCTTTCGGGCTACCTCCGACTCACCGAGCGCGGGTAACGTGGAGTCATGGTAAAGGTTCCAGGCCCGTTCAAGACGCCGCCGTCGATCAAGCTCGACCCAAAGCCGCTCGCGGAGGTTCCCGCCGAGCCGCTGAGCCCCGCCCAGGGAGGCGCACGGGCGCCGCTGAGCGCGTCACGCCGCTCCGAGATCCCCGTCTTCGAGGTCATGCAGATCACCGACGAGGTCGGGCGGCGCAGGCACGCCGGGCACGACGTGGTCTCGCTGTGCGCGGGCGAGCCGAGCGCGCGCCCGGCACCGGGCACGCTGCAGCCCGCTGGGTACACCGGGCCGCTCGGCACGACGCCGCTGCGCGAGGCGATCGCCGGCCACTACCGGTCGTGGTACGGCGTCGAGGTAGACCCCGCGCGGGTCGCAGTGACGACGGGATCGTCGGGCGCGTTCCAGCTCGTGTTCCTCACCGCCTTCGACCCGGGCGACAGGGTGGCCCTCGTGAGCCCCGGATATCCCGCCTACCGCAACATCCTCACCGCGCTCGGCATTCACGTGGTCGAGATCGCCTCGGGGCCCGCAACGAGGTACCAGCCCACGCCCGAGCTGCTCGATGAAGCCGTGCGTGAGCATGGCGACCTCGCAGGTCTGATCGTCGCCTCGCCCGCGAACCCGACGGGAACGATGCTGGGACGCTCCGAGCTCGCCGCGATCACCGCGTGGTGCTCGGCGCGCGGTGTGCGGTTCATTAGCGACGAGATCTACCACGGCATCACCTTTGCAGACCCCGCCGTGCCGCAGCGCGATCGCCGCGGCGTTAGTGCGATCGAGCTCGACGGCGAGGCGATCGTCATTAACTCGTTCTCGAAGTATTGGGGTATGACCGGGTGGCGGCTCGGCTGGGCGCTACTTCCCGAAGACATGGTCGCGCCGTTCGAGGCGCTTGCATCCAACTTTGCCCTGTCACCGCCCGCGCCCGCCCAGGAACTCGCGATGCGTTCATTCTCTGACGAGACCTACGAGGAGCGCGATCGAGTCGTTGAGGGCTTCGCTCGGGCGCGAGCGCTCATTCTCGAGGCCGAGTCCTCACTGAACTGGGGTACGGCGGCGCCGTCCGACGGAGCCTTCTACTACTACTCAGAGCTCGGTCCACAGCTCGAGCGCTTCGGCGACTCGTCGTCATACGCCCGGGCCCTGCTCGAGGGTGCCGACGTCGCGGTTGTGCCGGGTGGCGACTTCGACCCCGTCGCCGGTCACCGCGCGGTTCGCCTCTCGTATGCGGCCGGCGAAGCCGCGGTCGCGGAGGCGCTAGACCGCATCATCCGCTTCCAGGGGTAGCGTTCGAATGAAGGCTCCGGGCCTCTTATAATCAACGCGGAGGTTCTGTAGTTTGCTAACAGGTGTGCCGAATCCGGTATAGTTGCGAGCATTGGGGGAAAGCCAGAAATGGCTTTCCCCTTTGTCGTTTGTGGCCGCGGTCTGTGGCCTCTCGCTCGTGTCCGTGAAAGGTGATGATGGCCGACATCGCATTTGATGAACCGACCGCGACGACGCTCGCGGATGCGTTTCGTGGGGTTGCTGCGATGTTGCAGCGAGCCGGGTGGGAACGCTCTGCCGCGGTTGATGCTGCATGCGTGGATTTTCGTGGTGGGTACGCAACGAGGTTCACCGATGCGTGCGCGATTGAGTCGGACGACCGGGGCAAGCTCTCTGGGAAGCTTGACGACCTCGCAGACCTCGTTGACAAGGCGATTGCTGCCGCGGCGAAGGAGCGGGAGCGGATCGCGGCGCATGAAGCGTGGGAGGCCCGGGTTGAAGCGGCAGAGGCGCTGCGGAGGCAGACACTTGGGTTGTATGGGGCCAGCCAGGCCGAGACGTTTGTTGGGGTTGAGCCTGAGACGACACCGGTGCGGCCTCCGACGATCACGGCAGCGTTCGCGCCGAAGGGGCGCGGCCGGTACTCGAGTGCTGCGGGGGCTGGTGGAACGACATCGGCGGACCCGGTGACGCTTCGCGGGTTTGTGCAACGGTCGCAGACGATCACCGGGTTGATGCGCGAGGGCCAGACTGCGTTGCACAAGGCAGTGTCTTCGTACGCGAGTGCGTGTTCGTGGGCGCCTACGGCAGTCGTGACGCTGTTGGACGGGTTCTCGCGTTTCATCGATGAGAACGTGACGGATGAACGATGGATCGCGTCGATTGCTGAAGCGTTCGAACTCGCTGGGAGCGGGACGCTGGATGATTTCGATATCATGCTCGCGATCAGCGCTGGTCATCCAAAGGTCCTTGAGCGAGCGTTGTTTGATGCAAATTTGTCTCCTGAGGATGTCGCGAAGGTGTGGGCGCTGCTTGCGGCGACGAAGGGGTTCAACCTCGAGAAGTTCGTTGAGCGATACGCGTTCGAGCTCGCAAGCCTGAACGGCATCCCGTTCGCGGTGATGGACCAGGCCGGCCAGTACGCGCTGACCTGGGCGCTCGACCCAGACCATCCAGAGAACCTTGCTGCGGCGTACGCGAAACTGGGCCTGAACTGGTGGGACATGTCGCTGGATGACTTCAAACTTGACCTCGAAGGCATTCGAGCCGGCTTGAAAGACGCGAAGAAGCTTGCAGACGGCGACCCCGTGCTGCTGCTGTCGTTTGGTGTGCATGACGGTGCCGTGACTGCGGGTATCTCGATGGGTGACCTCGACCAAGCAAAACAGGTCGGGCTCTTTGCCTCGGGAATGGGCTCAAACGTCCGGGAGCTAGGGGACACCTTAGACGCCTTCAAGAAGATCAGAGCAGATGATCCGAACTTTGCCATGGTGACGTGGATCGGGTACCGTGCCCCGAACGTCGCTGAGGAAATGTGGCAGGATCGTGCCGATAGCGGGGCTCTTCGCATGTCGAGTTTCTTGGATGGGATCGCGGCGCAGCGTGGTAAATCGATTGACCGGTTCGTCACCATCGGTCACTCCTACGGCACGAACGTCCTTGCCGAAGCCTTGAAAACGACGTCCGCGAAAGTTGACGCATTCGTCACGCTGGGCTCAGCTGGCCTGAAGTACGGGACGACCACCGCAGACCTGCAGGCCCTCAGCGACGCGAAGGGCACGAAGATCTATGCTACCCACGCGGACGGGGACGGCATCGCCGCAGGCGCCGGGCAGCACTTGCACTTTCGCTCCGCGGCAGAAGACGGCGGCGGCGCCTACGAGAAACGTGAAGACCCGCGAGAGCTGCCAGGCGCCTACGTGTTCTCCTCGGAAAAAACTGAAAGGGGGAAGCAAGTTACGATGCACAACCTCCTGCATCCCATCGACTGGAAATCGATCCCGGTTGCAGGCGGGCCGCTGCAATGGGCGGCAGACACGTTTGACGGTGTGAGGGCGGAAGACGAAATCGGATACATGAACCCAGAATCGAGCACCGTGGGTGCCCTATGGGACATCATGAGAGGTGAGGAGCCCATCAAATGATTCGGGTGATGCGGTGTGTAGCGGCGGTGTTGACGGTAGGAGTGATGATGACTGGGTGTGCGGCGAATGAGGGTGCGCGAGACGGCGCGGGGATGACCGAAGAGGAATCTCTGAGTAAGTCGCTTGAGGAACAGTATGCGCTTGCTGGCGAACGCTATGATGCGCTGTATGAGCGGGTGACTGCCATGCAACAAGACATCTACGGCGGCGAATGGCGCACTAAAACCTCGTACGGAGTGATCCCCGGGTCAGGGTTTGCTTTAGGTGGGAAGCTGGTGGGTGATACCCGCGATAACAGCTATTTTTACAGTAGCTATCGGAACTATGTGTACGACGACTCCACGCATGTGACGCTCGAAGATGTTCGGCAGATGTGGGCCAAGCGCGGTTGGGACGTTACCGAGGTGCCCATGGCACAGGGAAACACGCGTCTGACCGTTACCGACCCTGACGGGTATTGGTATGAAGTCCGCGACTGGAACAAAGGCGAATTCAACCTCGCAATGCACTCACCCGTCTACTGGGGGGACTATGACCCGCTTACTGATGATATTTATGACCGTTTGATGGCTGAAGACTCGGGGAGGGCACACGGGGACACATTCGACCCGGACGAAGACGACTACGTTCAGCTCCTCCCTGGCGTATACCGGCCCTTCCCCGCGTGGGACGCGCTTGAGAAATACCCGTCCGTCGCCGAGTAACGGCATCGCCCACCCAAGCAAAGGCCCCAGTCGAATGAATGAGTTGATGCGGTTTGTGGCGGCGGTGCTGACGGTAGGAGTGATGATGACTGGGTGTGCGGCAAGTGAAGGTGCGCGAGACGGCGCGGGAATGACCGAAGAGGAATCCTTGAGTAAGCCCCTCGAGGAACAGTATGCGCTCGCTGGCGAACGCTACGACGCATTGTATGAGCGGGTGACTGCGATGCAGCAAGACATCTACGGCGGCGAATGGCGCACTAAGACGTCTGCCGGGGTAATCCCAGGGTCAGGGTTTGATTTAGGGGGGAAGCTGGTGGGCGATACCCGCGATAACAGCTACTACTACACCAGCTTTCGGAACTATGTGTACGACGATTCCACGCATGTGACGCTCGAAGTCGTCCGGCAGATGTGGGCCAAGCGCGGTTGGGACGTCACCGAGGATCCCATGGCGCCGGCAAATACACGCCTGACCGTCACTGCGCCTGACGGGTATTGGTATGAGGCCCGCGACTGGAACAAAGGCGAATTCAAACTCGCGGTGCACTCACCCGTCTACTGGGGGTCCGTCCGGAAAACAAATGATGCGATTCGTGAACGCCTAGATGCCGAGAACGCGGGGCGGGCGCACGGTGACACGTTTGACCCCGACGAAGACGGCAACGTGACCCTCCTCCCTGGCGTCTACCGGCCATTCCCTGCATGGGACGCGCTTGAGAAGTATCCGTCCGTCGCCGAGTAGCGGCATCGCCCGCCAAGCAAAGGTGTCCCAGTCGAATGAATGAGTTGATGCGGTTTGTGGCGGCGGTATTGACGGTAGGAGTGATGATGACTGGGTGTGCGGCAAATGAAGGTGCGCGAGATGGCGCGGGAATGACCGAAGAGGAATCCCTGAGTAAGCCGCTCGAGGAACAGTATGCGCTCGCTGGTGAACGCTACGACGAGCTACAGCAACGGGTGACTGCGATGCAGCAAGACATCTACGGCGGCGAATGGCGCACTAAGACGTCTGCCGGGGTAATCCCAGGCTCAGGGTTTGATTTAGGGGGGAAGCTGGTGGGCGATACCCGCGATAACAGCTACTACTACACCAGCTTTCGGAACTATGTGTACGACGATTCCACGCATGTGACGCTCGAAGATGTTCGGCAGATGTGGGCCAAGCGCGGTTGGGACGTCACCGAGGATCCCATGGCGCCGGGGAACACGCGTCTGACCGTCACTGCGCCTGACGGGTATTGGTATGAGGCCCGCGACTGGAACAAAGGCGAATTCAACCTCGCAATGCACTCACCCGTCTACTGGGGGTCCGTCCGGAAAACAAATGATGCGATCCATGCACGCTTAGACGCCGAGAACGCGGGGCGAGCACACGGGGACACATTCGACCCGGACGAAGACAACTACGTGACCCTTCTCCCCGGCGTCTACCGGCCGTTCCCTGCGTGGGACGCGCTTGAGAAGTATCCGTCCGTCGCCGAGGAGTGACCCGTCACCAACTAGATATGCAAAAGACGCCACATATGTAGAAAAGCGGAGGTTTCTACATATGCGGCGTCGATTGCATGTGGTGTGGCTCTACGGGAGGCGGTGAGCCTGGAGCGGCCCAAGCCCAACCCCACTACTTCGTGCGGATGCGAGTTCCAGCCGAGATGCCGAAGCGGGCCTGGAGCGCCTCAGTGACGGTGCCGGCGGTCTTCGGCTCGTTGAGCGGGCCAGGGGCCGCGCCAAGCGCAGCGACAACGGCGGCAGCGCCAGGAACGTCGAGCTCGATCGAGGTAATCGCAGACGCGAGTGGGCCCTCGAGCCCGGCGACGGCGCGGGAGATCGCAGAGCGCACGGCCCGCGTCAGCGCCTCAATGTCTTCAGCATCGATGAGTTCGCTGGAGTCGACGGGAAGCGGCCCGCCGACAGTGCGAGCCCGGGCGAGCTCAACCTCGCTGCGAGTGTAGGTGACGCCGTCGCCGGTGATGACCTCGGCGATGGCCGTTGATCCCTCTGGAGAGGACACGAGGCGGACGCAGACGTCGAGCTCGTTGGACGTAGAGACGGGGGTCGACGCGGCGCCAGCGAAGGGCAGCGGAATGCCCGAAGGGGCGCCACCGTGATCGTGCTGATCGGGTGACGCCCCTCCGAAGGTGAACTTAAGATCCATAGGATCCAGAGTACTCCCGTGAGATTACGCGTTTGCTGCGAGAACCTCGTCGACCGACTTGAACGGCAGCTCGGGGAACGCGTCTACGACACCCTTGAAGGTGATGACGCCGTCGTGTGCGTTGAGGCCCTTAGCGAGCGCCTCGTCAGCAGCGAGTGCCTTGACCCAGCCCTTGTCGGCGAGAGCGACGACGTAGGGGAGGGTTGCGTTGGTGAGTGCAGCGGTCGAGGTCTCGGGGACCGCGCCCGGCATGTTTGCCACGCAGTAGTAGATCGAGTTGTGCACCGGGAAGGTGGGGTCGTCGTGCGTGGTCGGGCGCGAGTTCTCGAAGCAGCCGCCCTGGTCGATCGC
Encoded here:
- a CDS encoding pyridoxal phosphate-dependent aminotransferase — protein: MVKVPGPFKTPPSIKLDPKPLAEVPAEPLSPAQGGARAPLSASRRSEIPVFEVMQITDEVGRRRHAGHDVVSLCAGEPSARPAPGTLQPAGYTGPLGTTPLREAIAGHYRSWYGVEVDPARVAVTTGSSGAFQLVFLTAFDPGDRVALVSPGYPAYRNILTALGIHVVEIASGPATRYQPTPELLDEAVREHGDLAGLIVASPANPTGTMLGRSELAAITAWCSARGVRFISDEIYHGITFADPAVPQRDRRGVSAIELDGEAIVINSFSKYWGMTGWRLGWALLPEDMVAPFEALASNFALSPPAPAQELAMRSFSDETYEERDRVVEGFARARALILEAESSLNWGTAAPSDGAFYYYSELGPQLERFGDSSSYARALLEGADVAVVPGGDFDPVAGHRAVRLSYAAGEAAVAEALDRIIRFQG
- a CDS encoding alpha/beta hydrolase gives rise to the protein MADIAFDEPTATTLADAFRGVAAMLQRAGWERSAAVDAACVDFRGGYATRFTDACAIESDDRGKLSGKLDDLADLVDKAIAAAAKERERIAAHEAWEARVEAAEALRRQTLGLYGASQAETFVGVEPETTPVRPPTITAAFAPKGRGRYSSAAGAGGTTSADPVTLRGFVQRSQTITGLMREGQTALHKAVSSYASACSWAPTAVVTLLDGFSRFIDENVTDERWIASIAEAFELAGSGTLDDFDIMLAISAGHPKVLERALFDANLSPEDVAKVWALLAATKGFNLEKFVERYAFELASLNGIPFAVMDQAGQYALTWALDPDHPENLAAAYAKLGLNWWDMSLDDFKLDLEGIRAGLKDAKKLADGDPVLLLSFGVHDGAVTAGISMGDLDQAKQVGLFASGMGSNVRELGDTLDAFKKIRADDPNFAMVTWIGYRAPNVAEEMWQDRADSGALRMSSFLDGIAAQRGKSIDRFVTIGHSYGTNVLAEALKTTSAKVDAFVTLGSAGLKYGTTTADLQALSDAKGTKIYATHADGDGIAAGAGQHLHFRSAAEDGGGAYEKREDPRELPGAYVFSSEKTERGKQVTMHNLLHPIDWKSIPVAGGPLQWAADTFDGVRAEDEIGYMNPESSTVGALWDIMRGEEPIK